The following coding sequences lie in one Lepidochelys kempii isolate rLepKem1 chromosome 18, rLepKem1.hap2, whole genome shotgun sequence genomic window:
- the LOC140900220 gene encoding lysophosphatidic acid receptor 6-like — translation MENTSCTLARGHSNATLVEADFQYHLFTVIYSIVFVLGLLENILALYLLTCNVKHTSHSIYLINLAVADTLFVCILPFKIHYHLNQNNWIFGDMACRITGTLYYINIYLSIAFFTCICMDRYIAVLHPFTYIRIKVTHYMTVVTSFWLTAASIMIPLILGGPLHNKGTGNKTACFENFSLTSWTHRMLPYNVCALLFGFVIPFAIILISYPLIAKRINHTRHSIHKKKALRTIYLILLICILCFLPYHLTHLLHFLMRVQLIQSCLFTNLIYKMRRVTLALVSFNCCLNPILYYFTSSSKPWRLGLKFRSRSKVYTICDRKFNDYPCKSKPAVKPPTQQLNELSF, via the coding sequence ATGGAAAACACTTCGTGTACCTTGGCCAGGGGACATTCTAATGCAACACTAGTTGAAGCAGACTTCCAGTACCATCTCTTCACTGTCATCTACAGCATTGTCTTTGTACTGGGACTGCTAGAAAACATCTTAGCTCTCTACCTTTTGACCTGCAATGTTAAGCACACCTCGCACTCCATCTACCTCATCAACCTGGCTGTAGCAGATACCTTGTTCGTGTGTATATTGCCCTTTAAAATCCATTACCACCTGAACCAGAACAATTGGATCTTTGGAGACATGGCTTGTAGGATCACTGGGACCTTGTACTACATCAACATCTACCTCAGCATTGCCTTCTTCACCTGCATTTGCATGGATCGTTACATTGCTGTGCTGCACCCCTTCACCTACATCCGGATTAAAGTCACCCACTACATGACAGTGGTCACCAGCTTTTGGCTCACTGCTGCAAGCATCATGATCCCGCTTATCCTTGGGGGGCCCCTTCACAACAAGGGCACAGGGAACAAGACTGCCTGCTTTGAGAACTTCTCGCTGACCAGCTGGACCCATCGCATGTTGCCCTACAATGTCTGTGCCTTGCTGTTCGGCTTTGTCATCCCGTTTGCCATCATCCTCATCAGCTACCCTCTCATCGCCAAGCGGATCAACCACACCAGACACAGCATTCACAAGAAGAAGGCCTTGAGGACCATTTACCTCATCCTGCTCATCTGCATCCTATGCTTCCTTCCGTATCATCTCACTCACCTACTCCACTTCCTGATGAGGGTCCAGCTCATCCAAAGCTGCCTGTTTACTAACTTAATTTACAAAATGCGCCGGGTCACTTTGGCCCTGGTCAGTTTCAACTGCTGCCTGAACCCCATCCTGTACTACTTCACATCTTCCAGCAAGCCATGGCGGCTTGGCCtcaagttcagatccagatccaaggTTTACACTATCTGTGACAGAAAATTCAATGACTATCCTTGTAAAAGCAAGCCAGCAGTGAAACCACCAACACAGCAATTGAATgaattgtctttttaa